The Glycine max cultivar Williams 82 chromosome 3, Glycine_max_v4.0, whole genome shotgun sequence sequence GCAATGATCTGACCTGGGCTGCAAGATCAACTTTTAGTTTCCTTGCTTTTGCAGCAGCGGGTAGCAATCTTGGGCTGAAGCATGGAACTTGACAAGATGGTTCAATGCAAAATGGCTCAATGCAACTTGCTTGTGCACTTAGACCTGAAATTTTTGCAGGGTCAACATCAGAAGATGATTTCAGAAGCGTTGGGTTAACAGCACACCTCAGGGACAGATCAAAATCTGTGAGCATAATGTGGCCATCTTCCCGAACAAGAATGTTTTCGGGTTTCAAATCACGGTAAACAACTCCAAGCATGTGCAAGTACTCCAAAGCAAGGAGAACTTCAGCAACATAAAACCTGCACGATACATGTATACAAGATTCAGAAACAGGCAATTGATGCTTCCGCTATATTGAGTGGAAAGAAATTATTACCAAAATAATAAGTAATTCAAACAATATCTCCTTTGTCAATGATAAAGAAAGGGCAATAATAACAGAGGGCAGACTAGTGGAGAATACTGCAAGGTTTTAGAAATACAGGGTACAGTGGCAGTAAGAGACTGGAGATTCAGTAGGTGGATACAGGAGGAAAATTACATTGATTGTTGAAGCATAGGCAAAGGAAAATGTGACACAATCACATTGCACAACCAAGTTGCACTAAAGCAGACAGAGAACATAGCAGAAAAAGCCTTGTTAATCATGAAGCACAACCAAAGTGAAAAAAACTACTCACTTCATTTCATAACTGGTATGATTTGCAGGGAAATAGATTCTACTGGTTAAACAAGTCGCAACAATGTAGAAGTGTTCTTAATTTATGCAGCAACTTAAATTCATAGAACCATATTCACCATAGTGCAGCAATAAAGTATATACTATACAGAAGAAACATGGGCAAAACCTATTGAATACACCAGATAATAACATACATGCACGACAAAACATGAGAATGAGCACAAGCACTGTaagaataatttatcaaaattagatATACTTGTCTATACCAGGAAATACTTGAGCAGTTGAGACATCTTATCATTTATTGCACATCTAAAATTTAGTAGGTGGGTGGATGCATATAACTTCAGATCgaacagaaaataaaatgctAATATATCACTGCTCTTAGTATCTTACCTTGCTGCTGGCTCCGAGAAATATCTACCAAGCTGCTTCTGCCGTAGAACATGAAGATCTCCACCTGGACAATACTCCATGACCAGACACGATAGATTATCTGATGTAAATTGTGCATACATTGTGGGAAGAAAAGGGTGATCCAGGATCCTTAATATTTCTCTCTCAGTTTGAGCCCTAGGcatcttctctcttctttccaAAAATTCATTGTCCATGACCTTAATAGCAAACAGGCAGCTAGTGCCAATTAGTTCCGCAAGATATACAGTCCCAATGTCTCCACaaccaagtttctttaaaaGATTGAAGTGTCTCAAGCCCAAGACTCCATGCTGCATTTGAGCATGTCGTATGGCTGCCCACCTGACATCCTTTGACATGTGAGGCCTAGTGCTACGACTTGAACCACTTACGTTGCTCTCATCACTGGTACTTGTACTACTACTGTACTCACCTTGACTACTCTTTGAACTTTGTGAAAAATCAATTTGCTCTTTCAACTTGGTGTTCTTCACTTTTGCACCTGTTTTGCTTTTATTAACACTACTTGACACCAAACCAGGTTTATTTGAACCAGAGTGTACATTACTCAAGTTTACTCCATCTCCAGGACTGATAGAGTCCAATGCCACAATATCTTGGTTTTTTTCTTCGCAAGTATTTTCCAAAGCACACCTACATCTCTCACAAATTAGCCGAGGTGTACCAGGAACTGGCTTATTGACTTCATTGGGTGTAGGACCATGCAAAGCAGAACCTGAATCctccttttgtttcttcttacTCAGATTCTTGTTCTTGATGACCGATTTAACAGTGCGAGGGGCATGGCATGGCGGTTTGTTAACTCTGTTGTCATTTACAGAAGTAGATGACGATACTGTTTGCAACCTACCTTTCTTCCCAGTATTTGACATATATGCTTTATTTCCCAACTTTTTAGGGGAGGAAGCATTTTTGGGCACCTCTGATTTGCTTCCAAATGTATTATAAAGAGAGGGAGAAGAGGCAGATGCTTGTTCTTCTGTTTCAACAGGTACCACTCGTTGTGATTGAATCCCAACTTTACTTGATGAGCATGCCAAATCACTTTGTATCAATGAACTCCCAGCATCATATTTAGTAGTTGCAACAGCAATTTCCCAAGAAGAATGAATGTTTCGGCTCGACGATGCAATTTGGGAAGTTTGATAAGATTGAGAGGTTTTCTCCAAGGAAAGGGATTTGCCTTTTTCTGGCACTAGAGATATTTCAATTTGATGTCCCTTGCTCTCAACAAAGGAAGACCCAGATCGACAGGTTTCAGCTACAACTGAATTGTACAATGTC is a genomic window containing:
- the LOC100792120 gene encoding serine/threonine-protein kinase D6PKL1, with the translated sequence MGSFSGTCEIVEARGELNTRKAPGVYQSSSECSTSEKNHKLSVLKLGYKDDLDDDINKLFESIALKSSSRDLSLFQDGTSPRLKSALKKPITTGVPRSPRVGTSESVNLKQALRDLCISKASEMAAMKRLSKSTTASPRLSEVGKIQTLYNSVVAETCRSGSSFVESKGHQIEISLVPEKGKSLSLEKTSQSYQTSQIASSSRNIHSSWEIAVATTKYDAGSSLIQSDLACSSSKVGIQSQRVVPVETEEQASASSPSLYNTFGSKSEVPKNASSPKKLGNKAYMSNTGKKGRLQTVSSSTSVNDNRVNKPPCHAPRTVKSVIKNKNLSKKKQKEDSGSALHGPTPNEVNKPVPGTPRLICERCRCALENTCEEKNQDIVALDSISPGDGVNLSNVHSGSNKPGLVSSSVNKSKTGAKVKNTKLKEQIDFSQSSKSSQGEYSSSTSTSDESNVSGSSRSTRPHMSKDVRWAAIRHAQMQHGVLGLRHFNLLKKLGCGDIGTVYLAELIGTSCLFAIKVMDNEFLERREKMPRAQTEREILRILDHPFLPTMYAQFTSDNLSCLVMEYCPGGDLHVLRQKQLGRYFSEPAARFYVAEVLLALEYLHMLGVVYRDLKPENILVREDGHIMLTDFDLSLRCAVNPTLLKSSSDVDPAKISGLSAQASCIEPFCIEPSCQVPCFSPRLLPAAAKARKLKVDLAAQVRSLPQLVAEPTDARSNSFVGTHEYLAPEIIKEEGHGAAVDWWTFGVFLYELLYGRTPFKGSNNEETLANVVLQGLRFPKHPNVSFQAKDLIRGLLVKEPENRLGSEKGAAEIKQHPFFEGLNWALIRCAVPPELPDFYDFGVSDMVNPQGKGAKYLECKVGEHVEFELF